GCAGGGAACGCTGCTGTCGCCGATACGGCGCGACGCGTACGCCGCGACCGGCCGGGCGGTTTCGCCCCCGAAGTAGACGGCCGGGCTGGAACCGCACGACCTGCCGTCGGTCGAGACCAGGGAGACCTGGATGCCGTCGAGGATGGCGCTCTCGCTGCCGGGGGGCGGGGCGAGGACCGTGGAGACGAAGGCGCTGGACGTGTCGTCGAGCCGCACCCGGTAGTACTTCTTCTGGCCCGGGGAGATGGTGTCCGAGTAGATCTTCCCGCGCTCCAGCTGGGGGCCGTCGGCGCTCGACGCGGTGCCGGTGACAGGTACCGCTCCGTCGGCGAGCCGGTACGAGGGAACGGCACCTCCTGGGGCGTCGTCCGAGCGCGGGTGCGCTGCCGCGGCTGTCGGCAGCAGCAGTACGCAAAGCGCTGCCGCCACCCCGGCGGCAGCACCGCCTCGGGGCCTCGACACCATTCGCTCCTACCCTCCGACAACGGGAAACCGTTCGTGGAGGGCCCGGCACCCGGCCGACGGCCAGGGCGCCGAACCCCCCAGGACTACGTGCTGACTCTACGAGCCGTTGGTGCGCGGGAAGGAAACTTCCACGCGACGGTTCTTCTTACGGCCCTCTTCGTTGTCGTTGCTGGCGATCGGGTACTGCTCCCCGTAGCCGCGGATCTCGAAGGTGACGCTCGGGAGCTTGGTGGCGAGGATGCCCTGCACAGCGTTGGCACGCTGCTTGGAAAGGACGTCACCGTGGGCGGAGGACCCGAGGTTGTCCGTGAAGCCGAAGACACGCACCTTCGGAGCGTTCTGCGTCTGGATCTCCGTGGCGATCGCGTTGATGCGGGCCGTGGCCTCGCCGCTGAGCTTGGCGCTGTCCTTGCCGAAGAGGACTTCGGCCTGGAGGGCGAAGGTGATGTCGGCGTTGGTGTCCTCGCGACGCTCCTCGCCGCCCATGTCCTCGACGATGGACTTGATGTCGAGGACGCGGACGTCTCCGAGGGTCGCGCCGTCACCGAGCATGAGACCCGGCGAGTTCGCGTCGACCTCGACCGGGGGCGAGGCGCTCGGGACGGTGGTGGGGTTGTCGTCCGCCGAGGCCGTGGTGGCACCCCACAGGGTCGAGGTGCCGAGTACGACAGCAGCGGCGGCGCAGAGGCCGATACGGCATCGGAGTACGCCCCGCGGGGTGACCTTTGTGGGGGTGGGTGGCTGCATAGCGGTCGTCACCCCGAGATCTTGATCGTCGCGGTGGGCATGGTGGGGATCTGGAAGTCGACCTCGGTGGTGCTCTGCGGCGGAGCGGGGAACTGGGCGAAGAACGGCGCCTCCGCGCCGGCCGCGATGCCCCCGACGAATCGGGTGCACAGGCACTTTCCGTCAGTGTCCCTGAGAATGAGGTATCGCTTCTTCCCTTGCTGATCCACCAGCGAAGCACCCGCCACTGATGCGTGGTTGTTGACGAGTTCCTGCTCGCCCCCCTGCCACCCATCAGCACTGAAGGACTGCTCGGAACCATTCGTCACTGTGCCCTTGACGGTGACGAAGCCACCCGATTCACGGGCAGCCGAGTTAACCACTACTTCGACTCCGTTAGAGCCCTTGACAGTGGCGAGAATCTGACTTTCATCCACCTCGTCAGGGGCAGGCTTTTCGCTCTCCTGCTCGGATGAAGATGACGAAGAGCCCTGCGGCTTACTCTCAGGCTCGTCCGCACCGTCATCGCCGCCACAGGCCGTCAGCACGACAGCCATGGCTACGGCGGCGGCAGCGACGGCGGCCCCCTTGAAGCGAATCCGGGTCATGGCTGCACGCATCGGCGTGTTCCTCTCGGTGACGTTCACTTACTTGTCGGCCAGGTGGACGGAGAAAAGGTCTGCCAGATCCGGCAGAAGCTTGAGGTTCTTCGGATCTATGTCGAAGTCCAAGTCTTCGTCATCGCAGACAGCTTTGTACGCCTTCTGCTCCTCGGACTCATCCGTGTCGCCGTCATCGTCATCCGCCGGCTGGCTCGGCGTGGGACGTGTGTCCTCTTCGATACGACAGCGCGGCTCGATCACCGCTCGTGCAGTTGCCGTGGCCTTCCTCGTCGTCGTACTGGCGATCACCGAGTCGCCGACGGACTTGTTCGTCTCGACCGTGACGGTGTACGAGACCTCTTTGCCGCCATCCGCGTGGCACCCGGGGGCGACTACGTGAGCATCGTTCTCGGCAGCCAGCCAGTCGGCAGCATCACAGGACCCCGAGACCGCTGCACGCCCGTTCAACAGGTCGTCCCACTGCTCCAGGTCGAAGACGCCTGGCCAGCTCCAGCTGTCTCGCGCGTCCTGCGCTGCTGCCAGAGCGGCAGCATCGGCGGCCGTCTGCGCCTCGTTCTTCTTCATCGAGGCCTGCCCGACAGCGAAGTACGCGAACGCAAGAAAGAGCAGGCCCGCCACCACCATGATGTAGATGGGGAAAGCCTGCCCTGCCTCGTGCGTCTGCCCGGCTTTCAGCCGCCCGTGATCTTTCCGATCTGCGTGGTGATCGCGCCGGCAATCTTGTCGCCGAAGTTCGTCGTCATGAGCACCCCGATGATCGCCACGACCACCACGATGATGCCCAGGTACTCCACCGCGCCCTGTCCCCGGTCTGCCCGGGCCTTCATGCGCTCGACGGATGTGTTCGCCCAGACCTTGGCGTTGACGGAAGCCTTCAGCATCAGCTTGCTCATGGTGTTCCCCTCCGAGTTCGGCCGACCGGATGCCGGCCGACGCGTGAGTCTTCGCGATACCGCCTGCGTTACCGGCTTCCTCCTGGCCGGTGCCGCTGGCGACATGAGAAACGTACGGCTGGACACTCCCGTCGGCGCAGGGTCCCAGGGCCCAAAACCGGGCCCAAAGCGGACGTTGGGCCCGTCGCCCCGTGTGCGTGGCCGCGCCTGGGCTTCTCCCGTCAGCCATGGCTGCCTGTCCCCCTCGCTCCAGGTCCCGAGCCCGGCGCCGTGCCGAGCCAGCGGGCGATCGCCTCGCTGCGGCTGGTGCTGTGCAGCTTGGTGAAGATCCTGTTGATGTGGTTCTTGACGGTCTTTTCGCTGATGAAGCAGGTGGCGGCGATCTGCTGGTTGCTCATGCCCGAGGAGATGAGCTCCATGACCTCCGCCTCCCTCGAACTCAGGTCGTACTGCCGCCTGTTGGGCTTCTGAGGCCCGTTGATTTCCGTACCGGACGAAGACTGTCCCACAACAGGTTGCAGTTGCGAAAGGTTTTGTGGATTTTCGGCCGGATGCGGAGGATGCGCGGGATGCGGCACGGGCGCCCGCACTTCGTGGGCCCCGCCCCCCGGGGACTGGGCGTGCGCGCCGGGCCCGCCGGATGCGGCGCCGGCCTTCAGGGCTGACCCCAGCCCGTCCGGGAGTGGCCTCGGCTGCTGGTTGGACCCTTGCCGCATATGGGCGAGCAGCGCGCTCGCCGCCGTGGCGGTGAAGGGGGCGCGGCCGCTCTTCGTGTCGCGTACGGACTGTACGAGTTCGTCGGCCGTGAACTCGCCGTGGACCAGGTAGCCTCCCGCGCCCAGGCGCAGCGCCTCGTGCACGATGTCGCTCTCACGGCTGTACGTCAGCATCATCACGGGTGCAACCTGCACCAGGTGCGGCAGGGCGGAGATGCCGTCCACCCCGGGCATGCGCACGTCGAGCAGGATGACGTCAGGCCGGTGGCGTACGGCGGCTTCGTAGGCCTCGCGCCCGTCCGCCGCCTCCGCCACGACCTCGATGTCGGCGCGGCCGCTGAGCAGGACCCCGAGTCCCGCCCGTACCACGGGGTTGTCGTCCGCGACGACGACGCGCAGGGGCCCGGGCGCCGGACGGTCGGGGGCCTCGGGGAACGCGGGCATCGGCTGGGACCCGGCAGACCCGGTGGGCGCCGCGGACCCGGCGGGCCCGACAAGCGCCGCGGATCCGGGGGGCGCCGTGGGCGATGGCGCGGTGGCCGGGAATGCGGGGGTGCTGAGTTCGCTGCTGAGTGGGGAGCCGTGCGAGGACGTGTGCTGGGAGACGTGGTTCCGGTCCGCCCGGTCCTGGCCCGGTGTGCGCGAGACGTCGTCCGGCATTCTGCGACCTCCTCTCAGGTGTCATGGGGACGAGGGTGCGATGGCGGTGGCGCGGAGGGTGTCGTACGGGAGCGGCTAGGGGCTCGAAGCCGGGTCCGCCGCAGCTGCACCCGCGGTCGCCGATCCCGCGGTCGCCGATCCGGCGGCCGTGGTCCGGGCCGGCGTCAGGGCGGCCGTCGGGAGTTCGACGCGGACCTCGGTGCCCTTGGCCGCCTTGCCCTTGCCGATCCGGATGCGGGCGCCGATGGAGGCCGCGCGTTCGACCATCCCGACGAGTCCGAAGTGGCCGGCCCGCCTGAGGTCGTCGAGGGTGGTGCCCGCGGGCAGGCCCTGCCCGTCGTCGTACACGCTGACGCGCAGGACGTCGCCCTTGATGCCCGCGAGGACGACGAGGTAGGTGGGGTGGGCGTGCCGGTCGGCGTTCTCCATCGCCTCGGAGGCGACGGTGAGCAGTTGCCGGGCGACGACCTGGGGGACCGGGGGTACGGGTGCGTCGCCGAGGGTGCGGAACACGGTGTTCAGTCCGCGCCTCCGGGTGAAGTCCGCTGTCCTGGAACGGAGTTCGGCGATGATGTCCACCCCGCCGTCGAGGCCGGACTCGCGCCGCAGGTCGGAGAGGAGTTCCCGTGATTCGGCGGCGGCCCGTCGGGCGGACCTGGCGACCAGTTCCGCCTGGTGCCGGACGGTGAGCGGGTCCGTCCGGCCGCAGGAGTGGGCCAGCCCGTCGGCGGCGAGGGCCAGACCGTGCAGGGTCTTGGCGACGGAGTCGTGCATCTCGCGGGCCAGTCGTGCGCGTTCGTCCTCGACGGCGACGCTGACGGCGAGGCGGGCCCGGGTCTCGGTCAGCGCCTGGCTGGCCGCGCCGACGCGGAGCATCAGGTTGCGCAGCGTGACACCGACCGCACCGGCGAGGACGCAGAAGCCCGGGAGCAGCAGGGCGCTGGTCAGGCCTCCACGGAACTCCTGGTCGGCGCCGTAGGCGGCGGCCAGGATCAGGATCTCGACCACGGCGAAGACGCCGGCCGCCCGCCAGCCGTAGAGCAGTCCTGCGAGCAGCGGGGTGCAGACGACCGCGTAGCCGAGGGTCGAGTCCGGTGTGGCGGTGAACAGGAGCAGGGCGCCGAAGACGGTGTCGGCTCCCAGCAGGAGCGGGGAGCGTACGAGGAGTGGTCCGAAGCGTTCCCAGTCGCGGTAGAGGGCGTACGAGCCGACGAAGGTGACGAGGACGGCGGAGGCGACGAGCCAGCTCGCGAGGCCGGGGGCGGTGTTGTCGAGGGCCTGCGGGGTGCCGATGGCGATCATGGCCAGGCGGAAGAGGAACACCTGGCGGGCCAGCGCCGAGAGGGCGTTGACCTGGATGGACACGGTGGGTGCCGGGCCGGCGGGCGTGGACAGGGCGGCGTGCCGCGTGTCCTCGGCACCCGGGTGCAGGGAGATCGTCATGGGCGGCCGCTCACTCCCCTGTGAAGGACCCGAGGTCGGTGTCGGATCCGAGCAGCATGGCTGCGCCCATGAGGATCATGGTGGCGGGGATCATGAAGGTGGTGACCATCAGGGTGGCCTTGGGGACGGCCTTGGCGGCCTTGCGCCGGGCGTTCTGCGCGTCGGTGCGGCGCATGTCGTTGGCGATGGCGATGAGTGTGTCGACGATCGGTGCGCCGAGTTCCTCGCCCTGCTGGAGTGCGGTGACGAACATGGCGACCTGTTCGGAGTCGTTGCGCCTGCGGAGTTCGTCGAAGGCCTGCCTGCGGCTGATGCCCATGTCCATCTGCCGCAGGGTGATGCGCAGTTCGTCGGACCAGGGGCCCTGGTACTTCTCGGCGACCCTGTCGAGGGCCTGCCGGAATCCGAGTCCCGCGGAGACGACGACGGCGAGGACGTCGAGGAAGTCGGGGAGGGTGCGGTCGATGTCGTCCCTGCGTTTGCGGACGGCGGCCCAGATGCCGACCTCGCCCCAGAACAGACCGAAGGCGATCATGAACAGGGCCATGAAGAACTTGCCGCTGCTGAGCATCGCGAAGGCTGCGAATCCGCCGAGGGCGCTGTAGACGGCGCGCCGGGCCGCGTAGCGGTCGATGGTGAGGCCGCCGGGGTTGCCCGCCATGTCGATCCTGCGGCGCTTCTCGTTGACCTTCTTCGGCCCCATGAGGCGGAGGACCAGGGGCGCCCAGCGCATGCCGAGGCGGTCGATGCCGGAGCCGACGGCGGTGGTGCGGGTCGAGCCGACTTCGAGCGCGAGCGCGAGGTCGCCGGGGAGGGTGGCCTCGGCGCGGTACATCCGGATGCCCTTGAAGACGCCGAAGACGCTGACGCCGACGACGAGAGCGAGCAGCAGTTCCATTCCGGCCCCCTCCTCAGATATCGATCTTGGAAACGCGGCGGATGGCGACGAAGCCGAGGGCGTAGAGGCCGAGCGAGACGATGACGGCGATCTGCCCGATGACCGATCCCGTCATCCGGTCGAGCGCGCCGGGGAGGATCGAGTTCACCAGGAGCATCGCGCCGACGCCGATGGCCGGGACGGCGTAGGCGGTGGCGTTGATCTGGGAGAGCTGGGTGCGGACCTCGCGCCGGGTCTCCTTGCGCTCCTCCAGGGTGACGGTGAGGTTGCGCAGCGAGGACACGACCTGGCCGCCGGCGCGGTTGGACAGGATCAGGGTGGAGACCAGGACGACGAGTTCGCGGGAGGGCAGGCGTTCGGCGAGTTCGCCGAGGGCGTCGTCGAGGGTCCGGCCGACTCCAAGCTGGTCGGCGACGACGCGGAGTTCGTCCCCCGCGGGCGATTCGAGTTCGTCGGCGGCCATGGCGATGGAGGTGCGCAGGGAGAGCCCGGCCTGGGTGGCGTTGGCGAGTACCCGTGAGATCTCGGGCAGCTGGCTGATGAAGGCCTCGGTGCGCTTGGTGCGGTGCCAGTTCAGGAAGGTGTTGGCGCCCCAGATCGCGGCGATTCCGGCGAGCGGGCCGAAGAACGAGGCCAGGAGGGAGGCCGCGATGAGCCAGAGCGCCGCCACGGAGCCCACGACGTAGAGGAAGTACTCGCCCGGTGTGATGTCGAGGCCGGTGGCCGCGAGCTTCAGCTCGATCCTCTTGCCGAGTTCCGTACGGCGCAGCCGGCGGTCGAGGCCCCGGAAGCGGCGCTGCGGGCCCATGTCGATCTGGCCGGTCGAGGAGAGCCGGTCGACGAGGGCTTCGCGCTGGGCCTTGCCCGAGGTGTAGGCGTGCAGGCCCAGGACGCCGAGTACGCAGCACAGCAGCGTGACGCCGATGGTGAGCGGTGCGAGGTTGTCCATGTCGGGGTACCTATCTGGCTTCTCGGGTGGCGAGGTATTCCTCTGACGGGGCGACCCCGAAGGCCTGGGGGATCGGCTGCCCGGCCATGTGGAGCCGGTCGGCGATGCGACGTGGGAGCGGGAGGGCCTGGAACTCGCCGTGGATCACACCGTCGGTGTCCATGGGGCGGGCGTCGAACCGGGCGACGGTGACGATCCTGTACGGGTCACGCCCGTGCGAGTCGAGTACGGCGATCTCGGTGACGCGCCTGGTGCCGTCGGCGTGCCGGGTGAGCTGGACGATGACGTCCACGGCGCTGTTGATCTGGTCGTGCAGGGCCTCGAAGGGGATCTTGATCTCGGACATCGACGCCAGGGTCTGGAGGCGCATGAGCGCGTCCTCCGCGCTGTTGGCGTGGACGGTGGCCAGCGAACCGTCGTGGCCGGTCGACATCGCCTGGAGCATGTCGAGCGACTCGCCGCCTCGGACCTCACCCACGACGATGCGGTCGGGGCGCATGCGCAGGGAGTTGCGGACCAGGTCGCGGATGGTGATCTGGCCCTTGCCCTCCACGTTCGCGGGGCGCGACTCCAGCCGGATCACGTGGTTCTGCTGGAGCTGGAGTTCGGCGGAGTCCTCGATGGTGACGATGCGTTCGCCCTCGGGGATGAGTCCGGAGAGCGCGTTGAGGAGGGTGGTCTTCCCCGTGCCGGTGGCCCCGGAGACGATCACGTTGAACTTCGCCTGGACGAGCCCGGCGAGCAGGAGCAGCATCTGCTGGTCCAGCGAGCCGAAGGCGATCATCTCCTGGAGCGAGAAGGACCGGGGGAAGCGCCGGATGGTGAGCGTCGCGCCGGTCAGGGCGAGGGGCGGGATGATGACGTTGACGCGCTCGCCGCTGGGCAGTCGGGCGTCGACCATCGGGTTGGCCTCGTCCACCCGCCGGTTGACGGTGGAGACGATGCGTTCGATCGTCTGCATGAGCTGCTCGTGGCTGGCGAAGCGCATCGGGAGCTGCTCGACCCGGCCGGCCCGTTCGACGAAGATCTGGTCGGGTCCGTTGACCATGATCTCCGTGATGGAGGCGTCCTCCAGGAGGGGTTCGAGGACGCCGAGTCCGAGGGCCTCGTCGACGACCCGGCGGATCAGCTGGGAGCGTTCGACGGTCGAGAGGACGGGTCCCTCGCGGCTGATGATGTGGCCCAGTACGCGTTCCAGCCGGGCCCTGCGGTCGGCGGCGGCCAGCGAGGACATCTCCGCGAGGTCGATCTCCTCGAGGAGCTTCGCGCGGTACGTGGCGACCAGGTGGCCGTCCTCCCGTCCCCCTCCGCGCTCCTCGGGGGCGGTGATGCGTGCCCGCAGGCTCATGGGTGGTACTCCTCGGGTGGGGTGGGTGCGCTCAGTCGTCGCGGGGCATGGTGGCGGACTTCTCGACGGTCCGGTCCCCGAGCAGGCCGAGGAGGACGTCCGGGACGGAGACCGTGACCGTCACCGTGACGGAGTCGCCTCCTGACGGCGGGGTGATCCGGGACCGCTCGGCGACCCAGCTGGTCATGGACGCCCTCCCGACCCGCGCGTAGGACCCGGACACGTCCTCCTGCGCGGCGGTGCGGGCGGCGGCCCTGGCTCCGGTGCCGGCCTGCTGCGCGGTGTAGGCGATCAGGCCGAGCTGGATCCCGGCGAGGCCGATGAGGATGAGGACGGGGAGGAAGCCCAGGTATTCGAGGGCGGTCGAGCCGCGGTCCCCGGCTCCGCGCAGCCGCTGCCCGGCCGCGCGTGAGGTCCGTTGCGGTGCCATGACGCGTCACTTCCCTTCCGCGGCCGCGCCGGCCGTCGCCTCGACGGGAATGGGGAGGCTGGCGAAGCCCGGGAACAGGACGGGGGCCTTGAGGACGACGGTGGCCGTGACCAGGTCGTCGCCCTCGGTCCCGCAGGCGCGGATCTCCGCGGGTCCCTCCCAGGCGCTCGGGAGCCTTTGGTACACGGCGTCCCTGCACCTGCTCTGACGGTCCCAGGCGCCCGCGGCGACGGCCTTGCGCACGCCTTCGTCGGCGGCGCCGCTCGCCAGGGTGAAGGTGTAACCCACCAGGACGGCCTGCCAGAGCAGCACCAGCGTCACCAGGATGATCGGCACCATCCCGGTGAACTCGATGCTCAGCTGCCCGGTGTCGCGTCCGGGCCGTGGCCGTATCCGGTCGGGTTCTCCCCTGCTCTGCGTCACTTCCGGCCTCCCCCGCTGGTCGTGCCGCCCTTGCGCTTGCGGCCCCCGATCGAGCCCCTGTCGCCGCGCAGCATGCCGCCGCGGGGCTCGGCTCCCTGCGAAGGCTTCACGAGTCCGAGCTCTCCCGCCAGGGCCCAGAGGGCCTGTTTCACGGTGGAGCGTGGGTCCAGCTCGTGCATCCGGCCCGAGTCCACCGCGCCCTGGAGTTCCTTGAAGTTCGCCGGTACCGCCGTGCCCGACATCCGGGTTCCGGTGATCCGCTGGATGAGCGGCGGCTGGATCTCGGTGTTGCGGTTGAAGCGGTTGACGAGGGTGACCGTCTCCTCCGCCTTGCGGATCTGGAGGCGGTCCCACATCCGCACGATGCGCTTGGCGCCCCGCACGGCGACGACGTCGGGTGTCGTCACCAGCACGGCGGTGTCGGCCATCTCGATGGCCGCGGCGTTGGCCCCGTTCATCTGGCTTCCGCAGTCGATGACGACGACCTCGTAGCGTGAGCGCAGGGCGCTGACGATCTGGCGGGCCGCGCGGTCGCTGACCTCCTCGCCGCGTTCGCCCTCACCGGGGGCCAGCAGGAGCGCCAGGCCGGTGTCGTGGGAGAACACGGCGTCGGAGAGGACGCGCGGGGATATGTCGGTGATGGCGGCCAGGTCGACGACGGAACGCCGGAACTGCACGTCGAGGTACGCGGCGATGTCGCCGGTCTGGAGGTCCAGGTCGACGAGTGCGGCGGTGTGCCCGGAGGCCTGTGCGGCCAGGGCCAGTTGTACGGCTGTGAGGGTCGCGCCGACTCCGCCCTTGGCCCCGGTGACCGTGACGACCGTTCCCTCGGGGCCGGTGAACACGTCGCCTCCCGGCCCGAGGTGGCGTCGGACGCCCGTGGACCACTGCGCGGCGGCCTGGACGCGGTTGGCGAGCTCCTCGTAGCTCAGGGGGAGGGTGGCGAGACCTCGGGCCCCCGCGTCCATGGACGCGGCGAAGAGCCCGGGGCTCGCGTCGGCGGTGATCAGCACGACCCCCACGGCGGGGAAGCGCAGGGAGACCTCGCGGATCAGCTCCAGTGCGGGCACCGGGCCGATCCGCTCGTGGACCAGCACGACCTCGGGCAGTTCCTCGATGGACTCGCCGGCGAGGCGGGCGAGGGTGTCGATGAGCTGCGTCGAGTCGCCGACCGGAGCGGCCGGCTCCGCGTCGGGGAGCTGGCTGAGCAGGGTGGTCACGGACCTGGCCGCGTCGGTGTCACCGACCGCCGGGAGGATTCTGGTGGTCATCCCATCCTCACTTGTCCTTGTCGAGCGTGTAGGTCCGGTCGCCCGGACGGATGACGCCGTCGCTGCCCGGGGCGATCAGTGCGAGACGCACGTGCTGGGCGAAGGACTCGGCGTAGGCCACGCGCTGGGTGTCGAGGGTGTCGAGCGCGAAGGTGATCGGTACGGCCTCGGTCGCCTGGTTCCTGTCGTCCTTCCTCGGTTCCAGGGCGGTCAGCTGACCGACGTCGAGGACTTTCGCGTTGGAGACGATGACCTTGGACTGGGCCACCTCACCGTCCCGTTCGCCCGCGAAGGTGGCGTAGATGTTGACCTTGTCGTTGGGCCGGATCTTGCCCGCCACACCGGTGGCCGCGTCGATCATGATGGCGATCTCCTGCTCGCCCGGGCGCAGTTCAGGGCTCCGGACCATCATGTCGGACTGCATCAGGGAGCCCGCCCGGAGTTCGGTGACGGCGATCTTGCCGTCGACCTCGTCGATCTCCGTGACGGCGTTCTCCGACAGCCAGCGTTTCGGCATGGAGACCTTCTCGAACTGCTTCGCGGACAGGGGCGTGTACGGGGCCACGTTGTCCTTGAGCCGGTAGGCGTCGACCTCGGGGCCGACCTTCGAGTTGACGTCGCTGATCACCGAGAGGACCCCGGCGAAGGCTCCGAAGGCGCACAGGACCGACAGGAGCAGGAGTATCACGCCGCGGCGCTGGCGGGAGTTCATGAGCCGGACAACCTCGTTCGAATCGGATGCGGGGAGCAGCGGACAGAGAGGGATGCGCGGTGTCTGCGGAGAGCCCTTGGCGCACTAGGTGGCGGGCGGTGCGGGCGCTCCGTGGCTCAGGACACCCGGGGAGTGCATTCGGTTCTCCGGCGGGGCGAGCGGGGAGGAACAGAACGCGCAGCGGTCACCGATGAGCTCCATTCCGCACCAGTGGCAGTTCTCCCGGCGTACGGAGGAAACGAGCTGGTAGATCACGGAGATGTCCGGGAGGAAGGAAGCGAATTCCACCAGCTTCCCCGTTCCCCACCAGCGTGGTGAACCGGAAGGCAGGGCGCACTCCTGGACGGCCTGTACGCCCCATGCGGGGGCGAGGGTCTGCTGGACCCATTCGGAGGCCAGCTGGCCCTTGGCGACCATCAGCTGTGTGGCGAACGGCGGCCCGGTGGGCGGTTCGGCCGAAGGGCCGATCCTGACGAGCTGCGGGCTGGGGCCGGCCAGCACGGCGAACTGCGATCCGGGGACCCAGGACTTGGCGTGGGTCTTGAGGCTGACGGGGACCCGGTCGAGCCTGGCCACGGAGTTCAGCAGGGCTCCGGCGTGGATGTAGTGGGCGAGTAGGCGGGCCGCCGAGGCCACCACTCCCGGGCTGAAGTCGCAGACGGAGAGCTGGCGCAGCTGGCGTACGAGTACGGCGACGCCCAGGGGCGGCAGGTCAGTCCTGAGCAGGGCGATGCGGTCGCTCTCCAGGACCGAGCGGATGGCGTGCAGTCTGCGTTCGTGGGCGGCGCCGATGCCCGTGGGGTAGACCGCGACGACGTAGCCGTGCTTTTCCAGGAGCAGGTTCATGTCACCGATCGCGAGATCGAGGGGCTGGGCCTCGGGTGCCTGCAGCAGGGCCGCCGTGGGTGTCTGCTGATCGGTCGGCGGGAGCACCAGATCGGCACTGGTCACTGCTATTGCGGTCGGCACGCTCTTCCCCGTTCGGCTCCGGCCGTCGTCGGTGACGACTTCGGCCGCAATCGCTCCTGCTCCGTGCTTCTTTCCCCAGCACTTTAACCACGTCAGACCGGGCAGAGAA
The DNA window shown above is from Streptomyces sp. Alt3 and carries:
- a CDS encoding TadE family protein, with amino-acid sequence MTQSRGEPDRIRPRPGRDTGQLSIEFTGMVPIILVTLVLLWQAVLVGYTFTLASGAADEGVRKAVAAGAWDRQSRCRDAVYQRLPSAWEGPAEIRACGTEGDDLVTATVVLKAPVLFPGFASLPIPVEATAGAAAEGK
- a CDS encoding DUF5936 domain-containing protein, translated to MELLLALVVGVSVFGVFKGIRMYRAEATLPGDLALALEVGSTRTTAVGSGIDRLGMRWAPLVLRLMGPKKVNEKRRRIDMAGNPGGLTIDRYAARRAVYSALGGFAAFAMLSSGKFFMALFMIAFGLFWGEVGIWAAVRKRRDDIDRTLPDFLDVLAVVVSAGLGFRQALDRVAEKYQGPWSDELRITLRQMDMGISRRQAFDELRRRNDSEQVAMFVTALQQGEELGAPIVDTLIAIANDMRRTDAQNARRKAAKAVPKATLMVTTFMIPATMILMGAAMLLGSDTDLGSFTGE
- a CDS encoding response regulator, producing MPDDVSRTPGQDRADRNHVSQHTSSHGSPLSSELSTPAFPATAPSPTAPPGSAALVGPAGSAAPTGSAGSQPMPAFPEAPDRPAPGPLRVVVADDNPVVRAGLGVLLSGRADIEVVAEAADGREAYEAAVRHRPDVILLDVRMPGVDGISALPHLVQVAPVMMLTYSRESDIVHEALRLGAGGYLVHGEFTADELVQSVRDTKSGRAPFTATAASALLAHMRQGSNQQPRPLPDGLGSALKAGAASGGPGAHAQSPGGGAHEVRAPVPHPAHPPHPAENPQNLSQLQPVVGQSSSGTEINGPQKPNRRQYDLSSREAEVMELISSGMSNQQIAATCFISEKTVKNHINRIFTKLHSTSRSEAIARWLGTAPGSGPGARGTGSHG
- a CDS encoding type II secretion system F family protein; translated protein: MDNLAPLTIGVTLLCCVLGVLGLHAYTSGKAQREALVDRLSSTGQIDMGPQRRFRGLDRRLRRTELGKRIELKLAATGLDITPGEYFLYVVGSVAALWLIAASLLASFFGPLAGIAAIWGANTFLNWHRTKRTEAFISQLPEISRVLANATQAGLSLRTSIAMAADELESPAGDELRVVADQLGVGRTLDDALGELAERLPSRELVVLVSTLILSNRAGGQVVSSLRNLTVTLEERKETRREVRTQLSQINATAYAVPAIGVGAMLLVNSILPGALDRMTGSVIGQIAVIVSLGLYALGFVAIRRVSKIDI
- a CDS encoding OmpA family protein produces the protein MQPPTPTKVTPRGVLRCRIGLCAAAAVVLGTSTLWGATTASADDNPTTVPSASPPVEVDANSPGLMLGDGATLGDVRVLDIKSIVEDMGGEERREDTNADITFALQAEVLFGKDSAKLSGEATARINAIATEIQTQNAPKVRVFGFTDNLGSSAHGDVLSKQRANAVQGILATKLPSVTFEIRGYGEQYPIASNDNEEGRKKNRRVEVSFPRTNGS
- a CDS encoding sensor histidine kinase — encoded protein: MTISLHPGAEDTRHAALSTPAGPAPTVSIQVNALSALARQVFLFRLAMIAIGTPQALDNTAPGLASWLVASAVLVTFVGSYALYRDWERFGPLLVRSPLLLGADTVFGALLLFTATPDSTLGYAVVCTPLLAGLLYGWRAAGVFAVVEILILAAAYGADQEFRGGLTSALLLPGFCVLAGAVGVTLRNLMLRVGAASQALTETRARLAVSVAVEDERARLAREMHDSVAKTLHGLALAADGLAHSCGRTDPLTVRHQAELVARSARRAAAESRELLSDLRRESGLDGGVDIIAELRSRTADFTRRRGLNTVFRTLGDAPVPPVPQVVARQLLTVASEAMENADRHAHPTYLVVLAGIKGDVLRVSVYDDGQGLPAGTTLDDLRRAGHFGLVGMVERAASIGARIRIGKGKAAKGTEVRVELPTAALTPARTTAAGSATAGSATAGAAAADPASSP
- a CDS encoding pilus assembly protein TadG-related protein; the protein is MKAGQTHEAGQAFPIYIMVVAGLLFLAFAYFAVGQASMKKNEAQTAADAAALAAAQDARDSWSWPGVFDLEQWDDLLNGRAAVSGSCDAADWLAAENDAHVVAPGCHADGGKEVSYTVTVETNKSVGDSVIASTTTRKATATARAVIEPRCRIEEDTRPTPSQPADDDDGDTDESEEQKAYKAVCDDEDLDFDIDPKNLKLLPDLADLFSVHLADK
- a CDS encoding CpaF family protein, which gives rise to MSLRARITAPEERGGGREDGHLVATYRAKLLEEIDLAEMSSLAAADRRARLERVLGHIISREGPVLSTVERSQLIRRVVDEALGLGVLEPLLEDASITEIMVNGPDQIFVERAGRVEQLPMRFASHEQLMQTIERIVSTVNRRVDEANPMVDARLPSGERVNVIIPPLALTGATLTIRRFPRSFSLQEMIAFGSLDQQMLLLLAGLVQAKFNVIVSGATGTGKTTLLNALSGLIPEGERIVTIEDSAELQLQQNHVIRLESRPANVEGKGQITIRDLVRNSLRMRPDRIVVGEVRGGESLDMLQAMSTGHDGSLATVHANSAEDALMRLQTLASMSEIKIPFEALHDQINSAVDVIVQLTRHADGTRRVTEIAVLDSHGRDPYRIVTVARFDARPMDTDGVIHGEFQALPLPRRIADRLHMAGQPIPQAFGVAPSEEYLATREAR
- a CDS encoding TadE/TadG family type IV pilus assembly protein: MAPQRTSRAAGQRLRGAGDRGSTALEYLGFLPVLILIGLAGIQLGLIAYTAQQAGTGARAAARTAAQEDVSGSYARVGRASMTSWVAERSRITPPSGGDSVTVTVTVSVPDVLLGLLGDRTVEKSATMPRDD